The Terriglobus sp. TAA 43 sequence GAACGACGTGCCTTTGGCCAATCCTTCGCTCCCACGGCATGACCTACGGCGATGGATGCTGCAGAGCTGATGCCGAGCGGCACCATGAATGCCAGCGCTGCGTAGTTCAGTGCAATCTCATGCGCAGCCAACGCAACAGGTGAGAGTGTTCCTGCAAGCACTGCAGTTGCGCCGAAGGCGCCTACCTCCAATACGAACTGCCCTGCGGCGGGCAGGCCAAGACGTAAGAGTTCGCGTATCTCGCGCATCACCGGTCTTGCCCAATGTTCGAACAAGGGGTGGCCTCGCTTGCGTTCATACCGCCAGGCGAATACGAAGAGCGACCCTGCCATGACGACGCGCGAAAACACAGTGGACAGTGCTGATCCCGCAACACCCATGGCTGGTATGCCGAAGCGTCCATAGATAAGGACCTCGTTGCCCGCCCAGTTCAGCAGGTTCGCAGCAAGAAAGGTCAACGTAATCACACGCACTTCGCCTACTGCCTGCAGGTAACGCCGCGCCGCTGCGTAGAGCAACAACGGCAGCGTACTGAGCAGCAACACATGCAGATACGTGAGTGTGGGAGCGATGAGTTCTGGTGCAACACCAAAGTGCGGCAGGCCAAGACCGACACAGAATGCAACGAGCATCAGCAGCGGTGTGGCGGCCAGCGCGATATAAACGGCTTGAGCGAGCCAACGGTGGCAGGCATCGTAATCGCCGCGTCCATAAGCATGCGATACGACAGTGTCTAATCCCATCATCAGGCCAAGGCCAAAGAGTGAAGGTGCATAGAACAGCACGTTGCCCAGTGCAACGGAACCGATGGCGACAGGGCCAAGGCGGCCCACCATCATCACGTCAACAATGCCTTGCAGCATCCAGCCTAGTTCCGCAAGAACCACTGGCCATGCAAGCTTCAACATGGACCTAAACTCAGCGCGCCATTGTGTCTGGTCGGGCATTCGGTCATTGTATCGACTTGATGTTGCGGATTCCCTGGCAGGGCCTTGCTGAGAGATGAAGTGCGTGCTCATTTCGCAAAGGAAAACGGGCTCCGAGATGTCTCTCGAAGCCCGTTGGTTGATGTGTTGCAGGGTGTCTAGAACTCGTACTTGAGTGCGAACTGAATCGTGCGAGGTAGATAGGTAGGCAATGTGGATGTGAGTTGTCCGAACGTAGCTGTGGTGCCCAGCGACGAAGTGGGGTTGGAGAAGTTGGTTTGATTCGCGATGTTGAACGCTTCCGCACGGAACTGCAGTTTTGTCTCACGCCATACGGGGAAGTCCTTGAACAGAGACATGTCCCAGTGGCGATAGTGCGGTCCGTGATATTGGTTGCGGTGTTCGTTGCCAATTGCCCCAGATGCTTGCGCGGCAAATGCAGTAGCAGAGAAGAACTGCGGATTGACGAAGTTTCCACCCGCGGGACGTTGAATGTTCTTGAACGGATTGCTGAGAACATTCGGGCGATCGGCAGAACCACCGGGACTGGTGTTGCTGATGTTAGAAGCGTTGAGGATCGTGAAGGGGAGCCCCGTCGACCACAGGTTGAGTACGTTCAGGTGCCAGCCACCTTCCACGATGTTGCGGAAGCCACTGGTGCCTTTGCCGAAGGGAAGCTCATAGTTGCCGGTGACCACAATGCGGGCGCGTGTATCCAGGTCGCCGTTACCGTAATCATCGGAGTTTTGGCTTGTCAGTACCTGACCAACACCGTTGCCACTCTGTCCATTCACGTTTGGTGCGTTGTCCAGTAGGTGAGCCCATGTGCTGCTTGCACTGAAACCCAGGCCATGGCTAAACCGGCGTTCAAAGGTGGCTTGCAATGAGTGATAGCTCGACGCTCCTGAGCTGAGCGTTTGAGAGACGGTCGTGATGCCGGGCATCGTGGAGTACCAGCGACGCAGGGTTTGGCTACCAGATGTGTTCGGTGGAGCACGGTTGATATCGAAGCCAGTGGATAAATGACGGCCCAATGCCGCGACGTATCCGACTGTAAGAACGTTGCCTTTGAAGTCCTGCTGTACGACAAGGTTGAATTGCTCCAGATAGCCGGATCCCATACCCCTGTCCACAACCGCTGGAATCGAGCCGACCATAGTGCTGGGCGTTGTGCTTGGGTTCTGGTTCGGTAGTGGCATGCCTTGCGCAAAGCGCGCAAATGCCGGGCTGCAACCACTGGTACCGGCCGCTGCCTGGAAGGAAGAACAGTTGCCATAGATAGAGATATTGGGCGTGTTCTTCAGGTTGGTGGGCGATTCATAGTTGCTGGCGAAGAAGGCCAAACCGAAGCCTCCGCGGATTACTGTGCTCGGCCTTGGGTTATAGGCAAAGCCAATGCGTGGCGCCGCGTTGGTTAAATCGGTGCGGACACCCGCCGTTCTGCTGATGCCGTTTACACCCGCTTGAATAATGCAGATGCAATTCGGGTCAAAGTTGGAGATGTGGTTGTGCTCCTCAGTAAAGGGAGTGAACACGTCATAGCGCAACCCCAGGTTCAGCGTGAGGTTACTAGCTACATGCCAGTCGTCCTGAAAGTACACGCTGGGTTCCCACGTCTCGTAGTGCGGCGGATACAGGTTATTGTTGCGCGTCGCCGCGGAGAAGATGCCTTCCAATAGGCCGGGGGCGCCAGTACGGAAGGTCCATCCGCCTTCACCCTGATTGTCCTGAATATTCGCTGCCCTGCGGCGAATGAGCGCAGCCCCCATCCGGAGGGAGTGATTGCCACGGTTCCAGATCACCTGCCCATTGATCTGGTAGGTGTTGTCCTTGTCCTGCAGTGGAACAAAGTTACCGCCACCACCAAGGCCGGTCAGGCCTGTAGGCGTGGCCACTGCAAGACTTGATGTCAGTTGGCTGACGTTCACGTTTGCCTGTCCAAATTTTGCATTGGGATTCACGCCATAGTTCAGCGGATACGATGCATTGTTGATGTAGGTCCACGCAGCGCCAAGCGTCGTCAGCAGGTTGGGGGTGAAGGTGTGTGTGTAGATCAGCGCCGCATTTCGTGCGAGTTGCGGTGATGTGCCGAAGCCGTTGCCGGTCTGCGGATCCACGGCAAAGCCGTTTGCGTTGGAAATGGGGAGTGCGCCCGGCGATACGGTGTAGACGTCATTGATGATGTACTTCGCGAAGAGCAGGTTCCGATCGTTGAAGTGATAATCGACGCGAACGTCGTACACGGTTGAGTATTGCTCCTGATTGCGGACACCTACGTAGCCGTTGCTACCGCTGTTGGGTGCGGGGTACAGCTTGAAGTAAGCGAGTCCGGCAGGATCAATAAAACCAACGGGAATTTTGTTACCTGCTACAGGTGTGCGTAGATAGATGGACGGTCCTGTGACGTGCGTTGGGTCAGGATCATAAACGCAGCCTGTGGTCTGGCTTTGCGTGGGATCGGCCACGCTGGCGGCAACTGTAGCGCAACCACTCGCCGGAATTGCGTCTGAAAAATCGCCGGGATGTTGCTGCTGATACAGCGTGGGCACGATGAGTTGCGAGGGGAGGCCGCCCTTGATTAGACGGAAGAACTCCGCATCGCCATGGAAGAAGGCTTTGTTCTTGAAGATGGGCCCGCCGAGGCTACCGCCAAACTGATTCTGTCGTAGTTCCGGATTGACGGGCTTCGCTGCGCCGAACTGGTAAGGATAGGCATTCAGCTTATCGTTGCGAAGGAACTCGTAGAGCGTGCCGTGAAAGTTATTCGTGCCGCTCTTCGTGATCACGTTGACGACGGCGCCAGCGGAACGCCCAATGTCTGCAGAGAATGTATTGGTGACAACGCGAACTTCCTGAATGGAGTCAATGCTGGGACGAACTCCGATGGTGGCAATCAGGCGTTCGTTGTTATCCAGGCCGTCCACCATCTGATCGTTCAACGTTTCCGATTGACCGTTCATGGAGATGGAAGAGCTGGGGCGGCGGTCATCGGGACGTGTGCCGCTGTTGATACTGTTCGGCGCGGCTTCTGTTGCACCGGGTGTGATCTGTACCAGGTTGATGTAATTGCGGCCATTCAGCGGAAGATCCTGCACGGCGCGCTGCGACACATTGGAACCAATGGTGGAACTGTCTGTCTGGAGTACGGGAGCGGTCGTGGTGATCTCGACGGTTTCACTGGCGGCGCCAATTGCCAGTCCAGCATCTGCACGGCGGCGGTCACCTGCAGAGACGGCAAGATTGGGGAGACTTGCCGTTTGGAACCCCTGCATCTTAATGGTGATGGAGTAAGTTCCAGGGTTCAGATTCGGAACGGTGTATGCGCCGGATTCCGTAGTTTCTGTAACGACGGAGACGTTGGTCTGTGTGTTGGTGACGGTGACTTGTGCCTTGGGAACCGATGCGCCACTTGGGTCCGTTACATTGCCAAGGATGGTGGCAGTGGTGTCCTGTGCCCATCCCGGTATCGACATTGCAGCAGCGCATAGTGCAAGAAGAACAATGCGCACGATGGACAGGGTCCAATTCCTGCCACGACTCGTCTTCATGAACCCCTTGCCCACAGGGTTTTTGCGTACAACGTTCATATTTGGCCTCACAGCGCGTAGGGAGCGCGCGCGTGCCGGGCATCATAGGAGTGCGTTTCAGAAAAGATCAAGTGTCTTTATTGGGAAAATGGTCCTGCGTCTTCCATCCCTCGGGAGATACAAAATCGTGACATCTATTAAGTGGGGATTAAGGTATGTTGGCAGCCCTACGTGCGATGGAAACTGGACCAGGGCCATCCTTGGTCATGATTACGGATTCAATGTTTCCGTTCTTGTCGAAGCGCAAGGGATCGATTGCCATCACGCGTTGATTGCGATCAGCAGTTGCAAGCGGATGGCGATGATAGACGATGTACCAATCGTCCGTGTTGGGAATGCGAACAACGGAATGATGTCCGGGGCCGTTTGCAATCGCAGGATCGGTGGAAAGGATTTTCCCAGCCGGCGTAAAGGGGCCGGTGGGATTTGTGCTCTTCGCGTAGGCAACACCGTATGTGCTGTTGCCCCAGTCGCCCTCAGACCACATGAAGTAATACGTACCGTTGCGTTTCATCATGAACGGGCCTTCTGTGTAATGGGCGGGCGTGATCTCTTTGTAGAGCGTGCCGTCGGACATGGGAATGACGTGCGTCAGATCGCCGGACAGTTTAGCTACATTGCAGTGGCCTTGGCCGCCGTAGTAGAGATACACGGAGCCATCGTCATCCTGAAACGCCATCGGGTCGATAGGTTGTGCGCCGTTTTGGAATGCGCCAATGAGCGGCTTGCCGAGCATATCTTTGAATGGGCCACCGGGCTTGTTGCTTACCGCAACCCCAATGCCTCCGGGGAATGTGTCGGCCTTCTGAATGTCGTTGGCTGCGAAGAAGAGATAGTACTTGCCGTTGCGATAGACGGCAGAGGGTGCCCACACCGCGTACGCCGCCCACGCTACGTTTGTCACGCTAAGAACATGCGGATGCTTGGTCCAATGCACCAGGTCTGGCGACGAAAACGCATCCAAAGATGTCTGCGAAAGATAAGCCTTGTGAACGACGTGCTGCTTGCGTAGTTCACTCTGCCGCGTATTGAAGTGACTCTCGTCGCTCTGGTCGCCGACGTTGGATGAAGTGGGGTAAATCCAATACTGGTGATCGAAGATACGAATCTCCGGATCGGCATAGTAGCCCTGCGACGAAAGATTCGCTGTGGCCTGTGCGAAGCAGGGCATGGCAACAAGAACGGCAGAGAGCAGTGTGAGGAGGCGCTTCATGTCTGAGCATGAGGCTACTGCAATCGCTACCTAGATGTAATCCTTGCCGTATTGAACAGGAATTTGCGTGAAGGCGATGCGCGTCGGCGCGCTTTCGCGTGCTGGCAACATACCTGCGAAGTGCAGTGTGGTGTGACCGTATTTCTGATTCAGCTTGTCCAGTGTGCGGCTCAGTTCATTCCGGTTGTCCGGATCAGCGAAGAGCGTGGGCTGTTGCTCGTCCTCATGAATCAGACGATTAAGCGTTACGCCAATGAAGAAGGGGCGTTGATACTCCGGCCCGGTGGGCTGTTGCTGCCATAGTTTCTGCAACATCTCTAACAATGTGAGCGTGTCCTGGCAGGTAGGGAAGCGCGCTTCCATGCCCCATCCATCGTGCTTGATCCCGCTCTGATGATGTTTTACTTTTTGTTTCTGTCCCGCTTGCTCACGGTTGAGTTGGTAGCGGATCGTCAGCGCGAGCGAAGCAGTACACATCTTTTCCATTCGCAGACGCATTGCGGCCTTATGCAACAGTTTATGTGCGATGGCCCATGCTCCCTGAGGATTGCGATGTTCCGGACCAAGCACATGCGAATGGCCCAGCGACTTCTGCATCTCGCGGGGCAGGGGAGCGCCATCGTCGCCGGTATTGTGGCCGCGCAGCCAGTGATAGAGACGGTCTCCCCACACGGAGTTCCACAGCTTGTGCATCTCCTCGCGATTCAGATCCAGCAACTGCGCCATGGTGGTGATGCCTTTGCGATGAAGCATCTGTTCTGTGCGCGCACCCACGCCAGGAAGATCGCGGACGTCCAGGTGGACGAGAGCGCGAGGAAGTTGCGATGGCAACAGACCGATGAGGCCGTCGGGCTTTTGCATATCGCTGGCGATCTTTGCGAGATAACGGTTGGGGGCCATGCCGATGGAACAGCGAAGCGTTTTGCCGACATCGTCTCGGATGGCTTGCTTGATATCGAGGGCGATCTGGCGGGCGCGCGGTGGTTCCTGTTCGCGACCGATCAGCTGGCAGGCCACTTCATCAATGGAAGGCACATGCGCCACGGGACAGATCCTCTCCACGGCGTCGTGAATCCTGTGGGAGAAGGCCGCGTAATTGGAATGGTCGCCTTCCACCAAGATGATGTCCGGGCAGATGCGTTTCATATCCGCGACGCGAGTGCCGGTTTTGATTCCAAGACCCTTCGCTTCATAGCTCGCGGCAATTGCGACCGTGGTGTCTGCAAAGGTGGGCACGACGGCAATCGGACGGTCGCGATATTCGGGATGCAGCTCCTGTTCCACTGACGCGAAAAAGCTGTTCAGATCGACATGCAGAAATCCAAAGCGATCCGGGAGATCGCTTAATTGCGGATTCAAAAATGGATCAGCCACATCCATAGACCCAGTTTACCGCTGTATTCGCCGTACGTTCGCCATAAAGACGGCTTTGCTTCCTCGTCTGCTGCGGCATTCACACCAATGCTCCAACGGATTTCCGGATCGAATATTGCTGCACGGTGAAGGAAAAGTAACAAAAGTGAAAAAGCGGCGTTTCTTGGCGTTGACACGGCGGAAAATGTAGGGCAATCTAACGCAAACAAAGAATAAATAGATCTCGCTGCAGGCCGTTCGTCTGTGCCTTCCGGCGAGATTCCCTTTTTGCTGTACATCGCGCGGAGATTTTTCCCTTCATCGGCTCCGCGCGTTTAGGAGGCAGTACAAGAATGAAGAATCTTTTGCTTATTGCACCGCTGGCATTAGTCAGCGTTGCTGCTCACGGTCAGGCCGTTTCGGTAAACGGCGGTGCAATCCAGGGAACCATCACAGACGCATCCGGCGCCGCAGTTTCCGACGCCAACATCACAATTAAGAACCTCGAGCAAGGTACGACCAGAACGCTGACGACCGATAAGGCCGGCTTCTACAGCATCGGACCTCTGAATCCAGGTGACTATACCGTCACGGTGGTGGCTTCTGGTTTCCAACAGCTCGAAGTCAAGACCCGCATTCTTACAGGTACCGCTACTCCTGGCAGCTTCAAGCTCCAGGTTGGTCAGAACTCTGAAACCGTTGAAGTTACCGCTGGCGAAGTTCAGGTCAACACCGACCAGGCTGGCGTGGCGGACGTTATCACCCGCGAGCAGATTGCAAACCTTCCTGTGAACGGCCGTAACTTCCTGGATCTGGCTCAGATTGAACCGGGTGTGCAGCTTCAGAACGGCAACACCTTCGATCCCACCAAGTCGGGTTACACGGGCATTGCCGTCAACGGCACTTCGGGCCGTACCACCCGTATCCTTCTCGACGGCGCGGACATCACGGATGAAACCGTGGGAACCACGATCTTCAACGTGTCCCAGGGCGCCATCAACGAATTCCAGTTGAATCGTTCCACCCAGGACGCTGCCGGTGAAGTTACCTCGCAGGGTGCTGTGAACGTCTCGACCCGCTCGGGTACGAACTCAATCCACGGTGAAGCGTTCTACATCTTCCAGGATCAGCGCGCTCTGGACGCGAACCCGAACTCCACGGCAGACGCTAATGGAAACCACATCGCGCCGTACTTCCAGCGCAACCAGTATGGCGGTAGCATTGGCTTCCCGATCATCAAGGACAAGCTCTTCGGTTTCGGCAATGCAGAGCGCATCCAGCAGAACAGCGCATCCCCGTCCAACCTGGGAACTGTCTTCAATACTGCTGGTGCTAACCCGGTTGGGCAGTCCTCGACCCTTGCGGCACAGCACCCCACTGTGGGTACACCGTATCGCCAGACCTACTCCACCGTCCGTCTGGATTACTCTGGCCCGTTCGGCGGTCACTACTTCGCTCGTGGCAACTACAACGTAGATTCGACGACCACTGCAGGCGGAACGACCCGCTTTGCTGCGTATCCGAATCGCGACAATACGTACGGCATGGCCTTCGGTGCTGACTTCTCCAAGGGTCGCTTCACGCATTCGTTCCGTGGCTCGTACGAGAAGTTCCACAACCTCATCACAGACGGTAGCGCCTCCTCTGGCTACAATCCGCTCATAACCGCCAATGGTGCGGTGGCTTACAACTACACGAACCAGCTATATTTCGGACCGAACTCGAACGCTCCCCAGGCGACCTTCCAGTCCGATAAGCAGCTTCGTTATGACGGTAGCTACACGCGCGGCACCCACAACATCCGCTTTGGTGGTTCTTTGAACCGTTTGCAGGGTGGCGGCTATGCTGCCTTCTATGGTTTGGCTCCCCGTTTGAACCCGACCGCGAGCAACCTGCTTTCTGGAACGGTGAATGCCACCAACCCACTTGGCCTTGGTTGCAGCGGCGTAGTGGGAGCGCCCGCTTGCCCGGGTGATCCGCTGAACGGTTACAACACCAGCTCTGCGACGATTGCCACGGGCAACGGTTATGGCAACAACGTTGCGGGATTTGGTCTGCCTGGTGGCGGTGCACCTGCATGGCGCTACGGGTTCTATGTTGCGGATGCCTGGAAGGTTACGCCCAGCTTCACGGTGACGGCTGCTCTGCGTTACAGCGTGGACACCAACCGTCAGAACAACAGCTTCGCTTTGCCCACTTGCGGCGATATGACGGCTACTGCCAGCTACGTCTGCTCAGGCAAGGCATCCACGACCCCGTTGCTCAGCCTCTTCGATCCGAGCTACACCGCAGGTCATGTGCGCCAGCCGTATAACAACTTCGGACCTCAGGTCGGATTGGTATACGCTCCCGGCAACCACAAGACGGTACTGCGTGCAGGTTTTGGTCTTTACTACGAGAGCGTTGTGTTCAACAGCAGCGGCAACGCGGCAGCCGGTCTCTTGAAGACGGTTCAGTCGTACAACCCTGCATCTGCCTGTGCGTCGACGTCGGTTCTCTTCCCGGACAGCAGCGTCGTGACCACGTCGCCTGACGGAACGCCTCTGCAGACGCTCTGCCTCCAGCGCACGATTGCTCAGTCCGCTCCGCAGTTCGCTGCTCTGCAGAAGAGCTACCAGGCTGTGGCGAAGGCTAACCCGAATGTCGTGAACAGTGGATACCTTGGCAACACGCTGAATGCTTCGGGCCTGTATGCGCCGACGTACAAGCAGCCGGTTTCAGAGCAGTGGAACTTCGGTCTACAGCGTGAACTGTTCAAGGGCGCGGTTCTAAGCGCTGACTATGTCCACAACATGACGTGGCGCATCGGTCAGTCCATCGACCTGAATCACACAGGTGCGGCGCGTACCTTCAGCCAGGCAAATGCACTTGCCGCGATCAACCGCCTCTCTGCTTTGTCCACCACGAAGGGCGCCTGCGGTACGGCGACTGCTGCCACATCCGTTGCAGTCGTGCAGTGCCTCATCAACAACAATCCCTCGTTTGCAATCAACTCCTTCGCCAGCCAGGGACTCGATGGTGATGCATACACGAGCTACAACAACTACAAGGTTCAGGGACGCTCGACACCCGCAGCGTTCCCGGGTGTAAATCCTGATCTAGGCCGTGGCACGGTTATCCGCCCCGCAGGACGTTCGGGCTACGATGCTCTGCAGGTTGTCTATCGCCAGGCTGCTTCGCACCCGATGAAGGGTATCGACCGCAGCAACATCCAGGTTTCCTATAACCTGTCCCGTGTTGTGTCGAACATGACCTCAAACGACGAGTTCTTTGGAACCGGCGCCTGGGATTACGACAACCCGAATCAGTACATCGGCCGTAACACACTTGACCGTAAGCACCAGCTTTCCTTCGGTGGCAACATCAAGCCGAAGTATGGCCCGGAAATCGGTCTTATCGGTCACTTCTTCTCGGCCATTCCGTCGAATCTGATTCTGGATTCGAGCCTCGCCGCAGGAAATATCTTCACGACCGATCTGACAGGCGACGGAACGACGGGCGATCTTGCTCCTGGCACGGTGCAGGGTGATTACATGCATCGCGTCAAGGCGAACACGCTTGGCAGCTTCATCACCAATTACAACGGTAGCTACGCAGGAAAGGTAACTCCGGCCGGCCAGCAGGTGATTAACTCCGGCCTGATGACACTGTCGCAGCTCACAACGCTGAAGGGTGTTATTCAGCCTGTTTCTCAGCTTCCCACGGGAACTGCTAACAACAACCCCATGTTCCGTTCGCTGGACGTGAACTTCTCCTACCCGTTCCGGTTTAACAAGTTGCACGAGGGGCTGAGCCTTACGCCGAAGATTGCCTTCTACAACATCGCAAACTTCAGCAACTTCAGTTCCTATACCGGAACCCTGCAGAACACAACCACTGCGGGCACGACCAACAGCACTTCGGCTGGCGCTGGGTTTGTAACGGGTCCGAATAACTTTGCAACTCAGTCGGCACAGCGTACATACCGCGGTGTGGGAACGTTCTCGCAGGGCGCGCCCCGTCAGACAGAGTTCCAGCTGACCGCAACGTTTTAATCGAACCTGAACCTAACCAAAAGGGCCGCGAAAGCGGCCCTTTTGCATTGCACTCATCGCTTCACGATGCGTTCCACATGTATGGCGCGGTATGCTGTTGCGTCATGAAGATCTTTCGCTCTGTCGCCGCCTCTTGTTTTGCACTTGCGCTCGTTGCTGGAACTTTCGCGCAGAAGAATTCGCTGCGCATCACGGCTGTGGACGTGGAGGGAGGGCAGGCAACATTGTTTGTTGCGCCTACGGGGCAGTCTCTGCTTGTGGATACAGGTTGGGACAAGAACAATGGGCGCGATGCGGATCGTATTGTTGCAGCGGCGAAGTCGATGGGGCTTTCACGCATCGATACGGTATTGTTGACGCACTATCACGACGATCACATTGGTGGAGTTCCTCAACTCGCAGAGCGCTTTCCGATCGGTGCCTTTCTGGATCACGGTGAGCGTATTTCAAGCGATCCCAATAGCACGTCTTTTCTGGAGAATTACCGGAAGGTATTGGCCACCGGGAAGTACAAGCACTTCGTCGTAAAGGCGGGCGACAAGCTACCTGCTCCCGGCTTTGACGCGGTAGCGATCAGCAGTAACGGTGTTGTGATGGATCATGATCCTGGAGTGTCCAGTGCGCGCAAAGCTCCGAATCCGCTATGCGTGAATGTGAAACAGCCTGCAACGGATACGCAGGAGAATGGTCAATCGCTTGGCATCATGATTCGTTTTGCAGGACTGAAGATCGTCGATGCGGGTGACCTGACCTCAGATCGCGAATATTCATTGGTCTGTCCCGTGAATAAGCTTGGTCCGGTAGATTTGCTGATCGTTTCGCATCATGGCGTGGACTGGAGCAGCAGCCCGGTATTTATCAACTCGATTGCTCCGCGCGTAGCCATTATGGACAACGGGGCCCATAAGGGGGCCAGCACCTCGGTTATCGATACGATTCGCAAGTCGCCGCGTATTGAG is a genomic window containing:
- a CDS encoding ComEC/Rec2 family competence protein, with translation MKIFRSVAASCFALALVAGTFAQKNSLRITAVDVEGGQATLFVAPTGQSLLVDTGWDKNNGRDADRIVAAAKSMGLSRIDTVLLTHYHDDHIGGVPQLAERFPIGAFLDHGERISSDPNSTSFLENYRKVLATGKYKHFVVKAGDKLPAPGFDAVAISSNGVVMDHDPGVSSARKAPNPLCVNVKQPATDTQENGQSLGIMIRFAGLKIVDAGDLTSDREYSLVCPVNKLGPVDLLIVSHHGVDWSSSPVFINSIAPRVAIMDNGAHKGASTSVIDTIRKSPRIEALYQLHLAPPAGSPNPGKTTQEGPEHNVPEAFIANTSGTDGKNVTIVISADGNMRVTNDRTGASKQFARK